The Halorussus lipolyticus DNA window TCGATCGCGTCCCGCATCTCGTCCACCTGGTCATCATCGAAGACGTCCTGAAGGTCACGAAGCGAACGGTCGTTGATGAGGCGCTCGATGGCGTCACTAAACGACTCTCCCTCCTGCTTGGTTGCTTTGATGCGCTCGTAGAGGTCATCGTTGAGTCGGACCTGGTGCGACATTCTTGTTGACAACGTTGACACCGAACGTGAATTAGTGTTTGGGTCACTCACGAAACCTCTCCTCCGACATTCGCTGCAAACGAGTTCAGTATTAGCATTCAGTTCTCAACTGGCTCAAGAGTCCGAAGGTCTGCTCGCAGGACGTCGCCATGCCGGACGACGTATCGAGAGGCAAGCACCGGGAACCGACATTTCGTAAATCCGGCCGTCTGAATATCGAGTTCGTCGCCCTCCTTGACGTACGTTGCGAGTGCTTGAAGGAACTCGTGGGTCCGCTGTCCTGCTTCGTAGTCTGGCAGGCCGTTTTCTCGACGCCCGTAGACCTCGAATGCGTCGTAGCCCCAAATCGAGAGTCGGTCGTTGTCGTCAACCTCCCATTCAAGCGTTCCGAAACAGTATGATTCGCAGAGTTCTCGAACTGCCTGTGCATCGGTGACGGTGACACCGTCCGACGTTGTTGCTGCTTGGAGTGTTGCCATGTTTCTCGGGCAGGGACTGCTATCCCCGCACCTTTCAGGGGTCGAAAAACACATCGTAATCGCCGGTCTCAATCGGATTCACTTCTGCGCGGCCTCGGCGAGTTTCGATGGCGAGTCTCTATTCGAGGGGGACGAAATAGAGTATTCTAGTAGTGGAGGAACTCTTTGTCGGGTTTTCAAGTACGGGTGGTCCTATCGTACTTGTAAATAGATGGATGTCTCGTA harbors:
- a CDS encoding DUF7557 family protein; this encodes MSHQVRLNDDLYERIKATKQEGESFSDAIERLINDRSLRDLQDVFDDDQVDEMRDAIETADEEDVAEVREIGERFE